Proteins from one Paenibacillus amylolyticus genomic window:
- a CDS encoding type I polyketide synthase, whose protein sequence is MESVYKFVMEHLQDGSLDKTVAVQLLKKLKAEEDANAASGSTNAAKDIAIVGMALKLPQADSPEEFWDNIVSGTDSIRSFPASRVPDIHSYLQYLGMSPDEIQFNENAYLDEIDKFDYAYFKMSPKEASLTDPNHRLFLETAWKAIEDAGYGGGKLAGSRTGVYLGLSNNIRDLYSRFIYDAEPESFAYSLVGNLASVAAGRLSFLLDLKGPSLVVDTSCSSSLVAVTLACQAIKEGQCDQALVGGIKINLVPLKSDHIKIGIESTDWRTKAFDDDSDGSGIGEGAGVVMLKPLDKALEDRDQIYAVIKGYGVNQDGKSISIAAPNPEAQTEAILQAWTDAGIDPETISYIETHGSGTMLGDPLEVQGIEQAFRRHTGKSQFCGIGSVKTNIGHLSEAAGVVGLIKSALSLKHKQIPASKHFHRPNRAIEFAASPVYVNARLRDWDTAATPRRSGVSAFGISGTNCHIVLEEAPTTMVKEPEIRGEHLLTVSAKTQAALQTLITEYAHVLSQVEAQNVPSLCYTANTGRGHYAYRLLVTGQDAEELLLRLSEAGRMIGSDENLSKSSGPNGHRSPGIYYGYHKVSNDQSRPDSPAAGGEEGHTGHRTMSLNPELAKMGKGQQAEQDILDQIGLHYVQGAELNWELLYTGDGIRKTSLPTYPFTRTRCWFEVPEGARTAATANCSNTVSEEPTPARFYRMNWKKADRTEPEPIQGTGAVLILKDEGKRGSTLMERLKQSGRQVIEVRYGESFKHEPDGSFTVNGSESNFVELFAALGDTSISDIVHLFAVPTSAEIHTLQDLELSQQKGVYSLFYLIRALIEHGSDNALNMMLVSEQVYEVTTGESRLSPEAASLYGLGKVLALEYPHITCRSIDLDESAGADELLQEMGSQDQSYTSAYRNGVRYIEELGEVQADELTDSPVHIQQGGVYVITGGTGGIGQEMAKFFASRAEVKLVLIGRTPVPAKSEWETLLNNPELESKTAARLRNFLEIEQLGSEVLCYPADVSDYAAMQDVLADVREKHGSITGVIHGAGVPAVGYLIRKTRETFDEVLHPKVQGAWILDQLTRQDELDFLVFFSSGLSLSSEVGQGDYSAANAYLDALSYSRSKSGLKTLSINWSSWKEAGMSVDYGFNVDAITKALPTEQATAGFFAALNKEVPRVLIGEFTYHPRFAKALLTKFPFRFSEEMTNRLKEAEKLEESRQVATVAAKRNKSANAHVELKGKDGEDYNSIERQIAGMYNEVLGFEELDIHDSFFDLGGDSILLNRLFSLLEEAYPGKMKLIHLFSYTSVHALSQFVMTKLDIKPAAEPAPPVDDFEQLFKDIEAGSLSIDDAVKSFEDR, encoded by the coding sequence GTGGAGAGTGTGTACAAGTTTGTCATGGAACATCTGCAAGACGGAAGCTTGGACAAAACAGTGGCCGTACAGCTGCTCAAAAAGCTCAAAGCGGAGGAGGACGCCAATGCTGCGTCCGGGTCAACCAATGCTGCCAAAGATATTGCCATTGTGGGCATGGCTCTGAAATTGCCGCAAGCTGATTCTCCCGAAGAATTCTGGGACAACATCGTCAGTGGTACGGACAGCATTCGTTCCTTTCCGGCATCCAGGGTGCCGGACATCCATTCGTATCTGCAATATTTGGGTATGTCACCAGACGAGATTCAATTCAATGAAAATGCCTATCTGGATGAGATTGATAAATTTGATTATGCCTATTTTAAAATGTCACCCAAAGAAGCCAGTCTGACGGACCCCAATCACAGGCTGTTTCTGGAAACGGCATGGAAAGCGATTGAGGACGCAGGATATGGGGGAGGAAAATTGGCGGGCAGTCGAACGGGTGTATATCTGGGCCTTTCCAACAATATTCGGGATCTATACTCACGTTTTATCTACGATGCGGAACCTGAATCCTTTGCGTACTCGCTTGTGGGTAATCTGGCTTCTGTAGCGGCTGGTCGGTTATCTTTCTTACTCGATTTAAAAGGACCGAGCTTGGTGGTGGATACGTCTTGTTCATCCTCTCTCGTGGCCGTTACACTGGCTTGTCAGGCGATCAAGGAGGGGCAATGCGATCAGGCGCTCGTCGGGGGAATCAAGATTAATCTGGTTCCGCTCAAGAGTGATCATATCAAAATTGGGATTGAGTCCACCGATTGGAGAACCAAAGCGTTTGATGACGATTCGGATGGATCGGGTATTGGTGAAGGTGCAGGGGTGGTGATGCTCAAACCACTGGATAAAGCGTTGGAAGACCGTGATCAGATCTACGCTGTTATCAAAGGGTATGGTGTAAACCAGGACGGTAAGTCCATCAGCATCGCTGCACCGAACCCGGAGGCACAGACCGAAGCGATTCTTCAAGCCTGGACGGATGCGGGTATCGATCCCGAGACGATCTCTTATATTGAGACACATGGCAGTGGTACCATGCTGGGCGATCCGCTGGAGGTGCAAGGGATTGAGCAGGCATTCCGGCGGCACACGGGTAAAAGTCAATTTTGCGGAATCGGCTCGGTCAAAACGAATATCGGTCACCTGTCAGAGGCGGCTGGTGTCGTGGGTTTGATCAAATCGGCCTTGTCACTGAAACATAAACAGATTCCGGCCTCCAAACATTTTCACAGACCGAATCGGGCCATCGAGTTTGCGGCATCCCCGGTCTATGTGAATGCCCGGTTGCGGGATTGGGATACCGCTGCCACCCCACGACGTAGCGGTGTTAGTGCATTTGGCATCAGTGGGACCAATTGTCACATTGTGCTGGAAGAAGCGCCGACCACCATGGTTAAAGAGCCGGAAATACGCGGAGAACATCTTCTAACCGTATCGGCCAAAACGCAGGCAGCGCTCCAGACGCTGATTACGGAATATGCTCACGTTCTCTCTCAAGTTGAAGCTCAGAATGTGCCTTCCCTGTGTTATACCGCCAACACAGGGAGGGGGCACTACGCCTACCGTTTACTGGTCACCGGGCAGGATGCGGAAGAACTCTTGCTTCGCTTAAGTGAAGCTGGACGAATGATCGGTTCCGATGAAAATTTAAGCAAAAGTAGTGGACCCAATGGACATCGAAGTCCAGGGATTTATTACGGTTATCACAAAGTTAGCAACGATCAAAGTCGTCCAGATTCACCAGCTGCAGGTGGCGAAGAGGGCCACACGGGCCATCGGACGATGAGTCTGAATCCGGAACTGGCAAAGATGGGTAAGGGCCAGCAGGCTGAACAGGACATACTGGACCAGATTGGATTGCATTATGTGCAAGGTGCAGAACTGAACTGGGAGCTTCTGTATACAGGAGACGGAATACGCAAAACAAGTCTGCCAACCTATCCATTTACCCGGACTCGCTGCTGGTTTGAAGTTCCAGAGGGCGCTCGTACTGCCGCTACCGCAAATTGCAGCAATACGGTCTCGGAAGAACCGACGCCAGCCCGATTCTATCGGATGAATTGGAAGAAAGCCGATCGAACAGAGCCAGAACCGATTCAGGGAACAGGTGCAGTTCTGATTTTGAAAGACGAGGGCAAACGGGGAAGCACATTGATGGAACGCCTTAAACAGTCAGGGCGCCAAGTAATTGAGGTGCGTTATGGAGAATCTTTCAAGCATGAACCTGACGGTTCGTTTACGGTAAATGGTTCGGAAAGCAACTTTGTGGAGCTGTTTGCAGCGCTTGGAGATACATCCATCAGTGACATTGTTCATCTCTTTGCGGTGCCGACCTCTGCAGAAATTCACACACTTCAGGACTTGGAACTCAGTCAGCAAAAAGGCGTATATAGCCTGTTTTATCTGATTCGTGCGCTCATTGAGCACGGAAGTGACAATGCACTGAATATGATGCTGGTCTCCGAACAGGTCTACGAAGTGACAACGGGTGAGAGTCGACTTTCTCCTGAAGCAGCCTCGTTGTACGGTTTGGGTAAAGTACTCGCCTTGGAATATCCGCATATTACCTGTCGAAGTATTGATCTGGACGAGAGCGCAGGGGCAGATGAACTGCTTCAGGAAATGGGTTCCCAAGATCAGAGTTATACCTCTGCCTATCGTAATGGGGTCCGTTATATCGAGGAATTGGGTGAGGTTCAAGCCGATGAGCTGACAGATTCTCCTGTTCATATTCAACAGGGTGGTGTGTATGTCATTACTGGGGGTACAGGCGGGATTGGTCAGGAAATGGCCAAATTTTTCGCTTCCCGAGCAGAGGTCAAGCTTGTGCTAATTGGGCGTACCCCGGTTCCTGCAAAATCGGAATGGGAAACACTGCTTAACAACCCTGAGCTTGAATCCAAGACGGCTGCTCGTCTCCGCAATTTCCTGGAGATTGAACAACTTGGTTCAGAAGTACTCTGTTATCCAGCCGATGTATCGGATTATGCAGCGATGCAGGACGTACTGGCTGATGTCAGGGAAAAGCATGGGTCCATCACAGGAGTGATCCACGGTGCAGGTGTACCTGCGGTTGGATATCTGATCCGCAAAACGCGGGAAACGTTTGACGAAGTTCTTCATCCGAAAGTGCAGGGAGCCTGGATACTGGACCAGCTGACCCGGCAGGATGAGCTTGATTTCCTGGTCTTTTTCTCTTCCGGTCTGTCGCTGTCAAGTGAGGTTGGACAAGGAGATTATTCAGCGGCCAATGCTTATCTGGATGCTTTGTCTTACTCGCGCAGCAAAAGCGGCCTGAAGACCTTGTCGATTAACTGGTCTTCGTGGAAAGAAGCGGGCATGTCTGTGGATTATGGTTTTAATGTGGACGCCATTACCAAAGCCCTTCCGACTGAACAGGCAACGGCCGGATTTTTTGCAGCATTGAACAAAGAGGTGCCGCGTGTGTTGATCGGGGAATTTACATACCATCCACGGTTTGCCAAAGCACTGTTGACCAAGTTTCCATTCCGATTCTCCGAAGAGATGACGAACAGGCTGAAAGAAGCCGAGAAGTTGGAAGAGTCGCGTCAGGTGGCTACTGTTGCGGCTAAACGTAACAAATCAGCGAATGCACATGTTGAACTCAAAGGAAAAGATGGCGAGGATTACAACAGCATCGAACGGCAGATTGCAGGCATGTATAACGAAGTGCTTGGTTTTGAAGAGCTGGATATCCACGATAGCTTTTTTGATTTGGGCGGAGATTCCATTCTGTTAAATCGGTTATTTTCCCTGCTCGAAGAAGCCTATCCAGGCAAAATGAAACTAATCCACCTGTTTTCGTATACCAGCGTACATGCGCTATCTCAATTTGTCATGACCAAGCTGGACATAAAACCGGCTGCTGAGCCAGCCCCACCGGTGGATGATTTTGAACAACTGTTTAAGGATATTGAAGCTGGTAGCCTGAGCATTGACGATGCAGTCAAGAGCTTCGAGGATCGTTGA
- a CDS encoding SDR family oxidoreductase has protein sequence METARYLASDTPVNLALISRTPMPAREEWDAIVAEQSRFKVIHQITVIRELESRGHQVSCHAADVSDLDAMREVLDQLRARFGKIKGVVHGAGVGSSEMITSRSQAGFTEVFSPKVHGTWVLDQLTEQDQLDFMVLYSSIASVFSAPGQADYIAANAYLDAYADYRSMMGKRTLTVQWSTWKETGMSAEHGFAVDTLFKAMPTEQAMNQLSLVMRQSSVRRVLIGQIHYEGQLISALAKSPFDLSSPIRVQLDQRMKQLANKRLPVPSSEERDGEVVLTGKSDASYTPTEKALASICRTMLGFHEINVGDSFFEMGADSIVLIQVQARIDQQFPGLTKVTDLFANSNISRLARFMDEKSTSKPQDMEQDLKRVIDQMESGDVTLEQALNNLINL, from the coding sequence TTGGAAACCGCACGATATCTGGCTTCCGACACTCCGGTGAACCTTGCATTAATCAGCCGCACACCGATGCCTGCACGTGAGGAATGGGATGCCATTGTCGCAGAACAATCGAGATTCAAGGTGATTCATCAGATTACAGTTATTCGTGAACTGGAGAGCCGAGGACATCAGGTTAGTTGCCATGCTGCAGATGTATCGGATCTGGATGCCATGCGTGAAGTTCTGGATCAGCTTCGGGCAAGGTTTGGAAAAATTAAAGGGGTTGTCCATGGCGCAGGGGTTGGAAGCTCGGAAATGATTACAAGCCGTTCACAGGCGGGATTCACCGAGGTATTCTCTCCCAAAGTACACGGTACTTGGGTATTGGATCAACTTACCGAACAGGATCAACTTGATTTTATGGTGCTCTATTCATCGATCGCTTCGGTATTCAGCGCCCCGGGACAGGCAGATTACATTGCTGCCAATGCCTACCTGGATGCATATGCCGACTACCGATCAATGATGGGCAAGCGCACGCTGACTGTGCAATGGTCTACCTGGAAGGAAACGGGTATGTCAGCGGAGCACGGGTTTGCTGTGGATACGCTGTTCAAAGCCATGCCAACGGAACAAGCGATGAATCAATTATCTCTTGTGATGCGGCAATCATCGGTTCGCCGAGTACTTATTGGTCAGATTCATTATGAGGGTCAATTGATATCCGCACTGGCCAAAAGTCCGTTTGATCTCTCTTCCCCTATTCGTGTTCAACTGGACCAACGGATGAAGCAACTCGCCAACAAACGTCTACCGGTACCCTCGTCAGAGGAACGTGACGGAGAAGTGGTTTTGACAGGCAAATCAGACGCATCCTATACACCCACTGAAAAGGCACTCGCTTCCATCTGTCGAACAATGCTTGGTTTTCATGAGATTAATGTAGGGGACAGTTTCTTCGAGATGGGTGCTGATTCCATTGTGCTCATCCAGGTTCAGGCCCGGATTGATCAGCAGTTTCCTGGTTTGACCAAAGTCACGGATCTGTTTGCGAACTCCAATATTAGCAGGTTGGCTCGGTTTATGGATGAGAAGTCCACTTCGAAGCCACAAGACATGGAGCAGGATTTGAAGCGTGTAATCGACCAGATGGAAAGCGGCGACGTTACGCTGGAGCAGGCGTTGAATAACCTGATTAACCTGTAA